The following are from one region of the Quercus robur chromosome 1, dhQueRobu3.1, whole genome shotgun sequence genome:
- the LOC126718288 gene encoding IRK-interacting protein: MAAATTASQVFENHSNNNSSNTNREISRQDIRAAIAKAVELRTLHAALMQGSSPSNLRFPSPSPASRPVSQFSAQDYPVFTPSYEDEPTPGYPQIPLKDHTLSESWDEYGLGGNGNETFLSDYKENSSSRKGLPCGLASVDSHICPAEDQKSVTGSCANQITVLQTSPGNDYFKSSRRNSLGEFKSVSSCNRCKPAVITTASETATRNSRNSNIVVPLTDSHTSIQSQPKNRGVISWLFPRLKKKNKNENSPNRAESEDVSQIYKDFGIMSIETLKKELMEANENRDAALMEVSEMKSSLGELKHKLEYLETYCEELKKALKQAMQAKDSQVPETLGNFPKRGKSLDVNGENLMPVSTEVMVEGFLQIVSEARLSVKQFCKTLVGQIEETDNTLVDNLNTLLQPYKLSLSSKYSKAVLYHLEAFINQSLYQDFENSVFQKNGSPKLLDPQQDRQAQFSSFVALRNLSWNEVLRKGTKYYSEEFSKFCDQKMSCIITTLNWTRPWPEQLLQAFFVAAKCIWLLHLLAFSFNPPLGILRVEENRMFDPHYMEDMFMERQKSNGPSRVKIMVMPGFYVQDRVLRCKVLCRYKSVA, translated from the exons ATGGCTGCTGCTACTACTGCCTCTCAAGTCTTTGAAAACCAtagcaacaacaacagcagcaaTACCAACCGTGAGATTAGCAGGCAAGATATCCGAGCTGCCATTGCCAAAGCAGTGGAGTTGAGAACCCTTCATGCTGCTTTGATGCAAGGAAGCAGCCCCTCCAATCTTAGATTTCCATCTCCTTCCCCTGCTTCACGCCCTGTTTCTCAGTTCTCTGCTCAAGATTACCCTGTTTTTACACCT AGCTATGAAGATGAACCAACACCTGGGTATCCACAAATTCCACTTAAAGACCACACACTATCAGAAAGTTGGGATGAGTATGGACTAGGAGGAAATGGCAATGAAACTTTCCTATCGGATTATAAGGAGAATTCATCCTCAAGAAAGGGATTGCCTTGTGGTTTGGCCAGCGTAGACTCCCATATTTGTCCAGCTGAGGATCAAAAATCTGTCACCGGTTCTTGTGCAAACCAAATCACTGTGCTTCAAACATCACCTGGAAATGACTACTTCAAGTCAAGCAGAAGAAACAGTTTGGGGGAGTTCAAATCAGTATCATCCTGCAATAGATGCAAGCCTGCAGTTATAACTACTGCATCTGAAACTGCAACAAGAAACAGCAGGAACTCTAATATTGTTGTTCCATTAACGGATTCTCACACATCTATTCAATCACAACCAAAGAATCGGGGAGTGATTTCATGGTTGTTTCCTcggttaaagaaaaaaaataagaatgaaaATTCTCCTAATCGAGCAGAATCCGAAGATGTTTCTCAAATATATAAAGACTTTGGGATAATGTCAATTGAAACGTTAAAGAAAGAGCTGATGGAAGCAAATGAGAATAGAGATGCAGCCTTGATGGAAGTTTCTGAGATGAAATCTTCATTGGGAGAGCTTAAACACAAGCTTGAGTACTTGGAGACCTACTGTGAAGAACTGAAGAAAGCACTAAAACAAGCAATGCAGGCAAAGGATTCCCAAGTTCCTGAAACTCTTGGAAATTTTCCTAAGAGAGGGAAATCCTTAGATGTAAATGGAGAAAATTTGATGCCTGTCAGCACAGAAGTAATGGTGGAAGGTTTCTTGCAGATAGTATCAGAAGCAAGATTGTCAGTAAAGCAATTCTGCAAGACCCTTGTTGGCCAGATTGAAGAAACTGATAATACTCTAGTGGACAACTTAAATACGCTTCTTCAACCATATAAACTTTCTTTGAGTTCCAAATACTCGAAGGCAGTGTTATACCATTTGGAAGCTTTCATAAATCAGTCACTCTACCAAGACTTTGAGAATTCAGTATTTCAGAAAAATGGCTCCCCAAAGCTGTTAGACCCCCAACAAGATCGCCAAGCGCAATTCTCATCGTTTGTGGCGTTGAGGAACCTAAGCTGGAATGAGGTATTAAGGAAAGGGACTAAATATTACAGTGAAGAATTCAGTAAATTTTGTGACCAGAAAATGAGTTGCATTATCACGACGCTGAATTGGACTAGACCATGGCCTGAACAGCTTCTGCAAGCATTCTTTGTTGCTGCCAAATGCATATGGTTGCTTCATTTGCTTGCCTTTTCATTCAATCCACCATTGGGAATTTTAAGGGTTGAAGAGAATAGGATGTTTGATCCTCATTACATGGAGGACATGTTCATGGAAAGGCAGAAGTCAAATGGTCCTAGCCGAGTTAAGATCATGGTGATGCCAGGGTTTTATGTTCAGGACAGGGTATTGAGGTGTAAGGTTCTCTGTAGGTATAAATCTGTAGCTTAA
- the LOC126701375 gene encoding UDP-glycosyltransferase 92A1-like: MEQRKENVVLFPFMAQGHIRPFLALACQIVQSKNYTVTFINTSLNIKKLQPSLPSNSSIRLIEIPFFSSDHGLPPDAENTDAFPQFMGQLIEASHSFKPSFKTLISNLIEEQNGQRPLCIIADMFFSWTADVAHEFGVFNAIFNAGGGYGMGVFHNLWLNLPHLKTDSNEFPLPGFPDSCRIRINQMPEHLRFSKPDDSWIKFMHRVFDEWLESDAFLFNTVEEIDQIGLTYFRQQMNRPVWPIGPVKLTLGSKAGSGKDSGITWELCKNWLDSKPYGSVLYISFGSQSTISLSQMMELAKALEASGKDFIWVIRPPLEFDINSEFNAEAWLPKGFEQRVGVENKGLLVHNWAPQVEILSHKSVGAFLSHCGWNSVLDSLSHGVPILAWPIMAEQHFNAKKLEEEMEVCVEVANGANSEVSHEDMVAKIELVMNETEKGKDMTRKAGEVMDIIKNAKKDEDGFTGTSVKAIDEFFNATVLWREKKKTT; this comes from the coding sequence ATGGagcagagaaaagaaaatgtagtGTTGTTCCCATTCATGGCACAGGGTCATATAAGGCCTTTCTTAGCATTAGCCTGCCAAATAGTACAAAGTAAGAATTACACTGTAACCTTTATCAACACCTCTCTCAATATCAAAAAACTCCAACCATCTCTCCCATCAAACTCCTCCATTCGCCTCATTGAAATCCCTTTCTTCAGCTCTGATCATGGCCTTCCTCCAGATGCTGAGAACACTGATGCTTTTCCCCAATTCATGGGCCAACTCATCGAAGCTTCTCATTCTTTCAAACCTTCTTTTAAAACTCTCATTTCCAATCTTATAGAAGAGCAAAATGGCCAAAGACCACTTTGCATTATTGCCGATATGTTCTTCTCTTGGACTGCAGATGTTGCTCACGAATTTGGAGTTTTTAACGCAATCTTCAACGCTGGTGGTGGCTATGGCATGGGGGTATTTCACAATCTCTGGTTAAACCTCCCTCACTTGAAAACAGACTCCAATGAATTCCCACTTCCGGGCTTTCCTGATTCTTGTCGAATACGCATAAATCAAATGCCGGAGCATCTTAGATTTTCTAAACCTGATGATTCATGGATAAAGTTTATGCATAGAGTGTTTGATGAATGGTTGGAATCTGATGCGTTTTTGTTCAATACAGTGGAAGAGATTGATCAAATTGGATTGACATATTTCAGGCAGCAAATGAATCGCCCGGTGTGGCCTATTGGGCCTGTGAAGCTCACCTTGGGAAGCAAAGCTGGTTCTGGAAAAGACTCGGGAATTACGTGGGAACTTTGTAAGAATTGGCTAGACTCAAAACCTTATGGTTCAGTTCTATATATTTCATTCGGGTCACAAAGCACTATTTCATTGTCTCAAATGATGGAGTTGGCAAAGGCATTAGAGGCTAGTGGCAAGGATTTCATCTGGGTTATTAGGCCACCTTTAGAGTTTGACATTAACTCGGAGTTCAATGCTGAAGCATGGTTACCAAAAGGATTTGAACAACGTGTAGGAGTTGAAAATAAGGGACTTTTGGTGCACAATTGGGCACCCCAGGTGGAAATTTTATCACACAAATCTGTGGGTGCTTTTTTGAGTCACTGTGGATGGAACTCTGTGCTTGATTCTCTTAGTCATGGAGTTCCCATTTTGGCTTGGCCTATTATGGCTGAGCAGCATTTCAATGCAAAGAAGTTGGAGGAAGAGATGGAGGTTTGTGTTGAGGTGGCTAATGGGGCAAACAGTGAGGTTAGTCATGAAGATATGGTGGCCAAGATTGAGTTGGTGATGAATGAGACTGAGAAAGGAAAGGATATGACAAGGAAAGCTGGTGAGGTGATGGACATTATCAAGAATGCTAAGAAAGATGAGGATGGTTTCACGGGGACTTCTGTCAAAGCCATTGATGAATTCTTCAATGCCACAGTGTTatggagagagaagaagaaaaccaCCTAG